In Silurus meridionalis isolate SWU-2019-XX chromosome 11, ASM1480568v1, whole genome shotgun sequence, the sequence CTCCTCCTCGCGCTCCAGCGTTCCGGCGGGAAGCGCGCGCGCGGAGCCGCTGGAGAATCGCCTCagttttctttctcactttatATGATATGTGATTATATGATGTTATTGTCACTCAGCAGAAGAAGAGCTCCGCACCGGATTCAACTCGAGCCGCGCTCGTTTTCCTGACGGAAATAAAATACAGTCAGATAAGTACagtgtaacattttattataattttttaaagggAGACACTTTTGATAAACTGCATCACCTCCGAGCGAATACTGTGGCGTTTCTTTTTTACCCCCATCCTCtccctctccatctcttctccacCCCGGTCTCCATCCCTTTCCTTCAAAATGACTTCAGATAAAGTGTGGATCCTCTGACTCTCTTCTCCAGAACgactggacttttttttttggtcagatATCGTTTGCCAGAACTGTTCGAACCCCCTCGTTGAGAGACATTTCTCCAGGCTCAGAGCGGTCCAGTCTCTGTGAGAATGGCGGAAGCAAATAAACCGGTCACTTAACGGATTTTTCTTCGACGGGAAGGATTTTGTtgctcttcttcctcctcttcttcttgtCATCATTGCTTTCTTCCCCTTATTCATGGCTGGATTGTGTATTTGAAAGGGGCTGTGgcgttttttaatttatttggagACAACCACGAAATCCGAGCAGATCTCCATCCTCACCCCGAGACACACAGAGATAGTGAGGGGAAGCTGAAGTGAAGAAGACAAGAAGACCCAAGTGGTCCACGGAGGTAAGCTTATGGTAAAGTTGTCGTAAAGACCGCGGACAGCGCGTCATTAGGCGTCGTGTtatccttttttcctctctttttttttctttccttttttttccggATGGATATGGCTGGCACTTGAGGAATTCACTTGCGGATCCCTCCGAATGGCGCAGCTGTGGCCGAGGGAGTCGTTCAGACGGTATCGAGAAAATCGAAATAAATCGAAATAAAAACACGAAATGTACATCATGATTAGGATGGCAAGCGTGTCACGTGGGCGTCATGCGTGTATGGGATGAGGATACGTGTACGTTCAGCTGCTTTGGAGGACTGGGATGCAGTTTGCTTGCGTAATTAGCTCACTGACACTTGTTTGCCATTCACTTGCATTGGTGATCCTGGGGGTAGGGGGGGGAGGGGGTatacaatctatctatctatctatctatctatctatctatctatctatctatctatctatctatctatctatctgtgcaTATTGAATCAGGATCTATGCAACACTGTCACTTTTATGTCGTTATTTAATTATTGCTCATACAGCATGCATGTACtgttatagatagatagatagatagatagatagatagatagatagatagatagatagatagatagatttttatcTTCAGTCCCATAGGGGTGCAGGTGTGTGCCATGTGAGTAACATTACACTGTATACATCCTGAGTAATACCCCACTAATCCACTTGGAGACTATTTGATTTTAATGCTTGGGAAGAAAATACAGACTCGACCCTTAAACAcatctttggaaagaaaaaaaaagaagcaaatgaCGTATACAGGGGTATATACCCCGAGAACCCTCAGCTTTCTGGGTGTCTCCAGGCTTACAGGAGGGGAATTTAATTTTAAGGCATCTCTAGGATCACCAGATGCAGCCTGCAACCTCAGTAAAATAAGGATTATTTTATTACCTACAGGTAGTACATCCGTTTAAAGCATTTGATTTCAATGCAAATATCCATATTTGTACGAAAAGTCCCCGATGAAATCTCGAAGAAGCTCTCATGCTTAATCTTGCAGCTTTTCCACCAAGACCACTGATCCATTCGCTTTAATATAATGGATCGCCAAGTGCAGCTTGCTTTAGAAATGAATTCTAAAGGCCAATATTAACAGCCTAGTAAACTTCTCACTGTAGAAGACTCGAATAAATAAGTAATCCTAATGCATAAAGTTTGCATCATTAAATATGTATCATGTGGATGTGGAGCATAAAAGATAAAGATCATAAAATTAATTTCAGATGACACATGCTTATAGTAAGCTGGCGTAATGAATAACCGAAAAGGCATGcatgaattaattaatgaatgcaAATGCACGTTTTCCAAAGCGAGATGCCAAGGTTGAGTGGATTTGCTTGTGGGGAAATTGTAAAGACGAGCGAAGCAGTAGTGCGCAGAAGTGACTGGAGCATGCCATGCTGAAATGCTAAACCTGTTGAACCTGAATGAATGTGATAACAGATGATTTAGAGTGCACTGGGAAGGGAAtgaagggagagaaaaaaaaaaaaaacaacagaaggTCATAACACTTATAGGCGATAAAATGTCCAGCGTGAACTTTAAATTAGATTTAACTTTAACCTAAAGGTGCTTGTGCATTTTTATGCCTATCAAGTTTCAGCTGTTGAAGAAATAAGCAAACGCAGGTTTGGATATAGAGACTGTACATCAACATGTGTTTTCGTTAACTTTTTTATACGCCGTAGAATGGGATTTTGCTAAATCATGCAGTATGACAGTAACTCAAAATGGTTTGCTACTGCTTTAGTTGCGCATGACTGCCGGCAAAACTGAGCATCCCAAAAgatctcattattattaaatgtcatTATGACTCAGGTTCCAGCCTATTATATGGTAATAGGCACTTTGTTTTAcaccgatcagccataacattaaaaccactgacaagtgaagtgaataacattgattatctcatTAAAATGGCACCTGTCAAGGGGTGAGATGTATTAGCTAGCAAGTAAACACTAGGTtctcaaagttaatgtgttggaagcaggaaaaaaatgatCAAGCATGAGGGTCTAAATGACAGACAAGGGACAAATGATGAcatctagatgactgggtcagagcatttccaaaaTGGCAGGCCTTGTGGGATTTCTCTTGGTATGCAGGGGTTAGTACCTACCAAATTTCCTCTAGGAAGCTCAAGCAGTGAACCGCTGACAGGGTCATAAGTGCCCATGGCTCAGTGATGCGTGTGAGGGGAGAAGGCTAGTCCATCTGGTCTGATCCCACATAAGAGCTTCTGTAGCACAAATTGTTCAAAAAGTTAATGCTTGCTCTGATAGAAAGTAGTCAGAGAATCACAGCTTGCTGCATGTGGTGTTACGCAGAGTGGTCAGAGTGCTGAGCCATGTACACCACCCAATGGACATGTGAACTTCATAATTGGACCATAAAACAATAGAGGAAGAATGCCTGgtctgataaataaatattttttacaggtGCATGTGTGTTGCTTACCTGGAAAGGGATGGCACCAGGATGCACCATGGGAAGATGGTGAGCTAGTAGAGGCTGTGTGATGCTCTGGGAGATGTTCTGCTGGGAAGAATTAGGTCTTGCCATTGATGTGAATGTTATTTTAACACCTTTCACCCATCTAAACATTGCTGCAGGAACACCGCCTACCTTCATGTTAACAGTATTCCCTAAAGGCAGTAGCTGCTCGCAGCAGGATAATGCATCATGCATAGACACACTGCAGAAATTAGTGTTCAAGGTGTTGATTTGGCCTTCAGATTAATTAGATTTACACAGTATTAAACAGCTGGTCTTAATGTTATAGCTGATTAGTGTATAGGTACATACAAATGCTATGTAATAACACAGGAATCCTTTAACTAGAGATACAACTCTTTGTtagcatatttttatttaccaccTCCTAATTACAAGCTACTATCCCTTACCCATAACCCCTTGCACTGACCTCCACCCCTACCACTCACTACAGTGGGAAAGATATACACCGTTATTGACAACACATCCACATTGATGAATTACTCCTCACAAGTGTGAGTTTGCAAAGACTGCTAGTTTCTGCAAAGACCACTAGCTACATTCCTGGTTTGGAAGCAATGcccaaaaacacaacaaatcttGACAAAGATTAAATGACTAAGATTGCACGTTGAACTGTTTCAACAAAACAAGCACGAGCACATTCTTAGAAGTCAATGTATTCAGTCCTTCAATACAAGCTGCTTTGCATCTTGTGGTATAAGTGATCTAAAAGGTTTATTTGGATAACACTTGAAAACAATATACTAAACCCTATCAATCTTTAAGGCTGGGATGGTACTTTTAAGACTGTATCTGTTCTActtatagtaaatatatatttttttctagtaaagtacatttaaaggtaaACAATAACCTCATTTCCAGGGAAGGATAACTATTGAATGTCCAACTGATAAGGGTACCAGATACATAGAAATGTTTAGTCTTTGTGAAAACTTTGGTTACAATCAGCTATAATCTCCAAAGATTGTACTGTTGGGAGATTTCTGCACTTGTATTGTTAATTTTCTTGCTGTGGTGGTCCCACATGGACACCCTCTACATCCTGAAAACAGTCCATTACCAAAGCTCACCCTTATTTTATTGGATAATCTAATTAGGAGCTGCTGCTTTAATCATTAAgatttttgtgtgcttttttgtgCTTATACTGAACATCCTTTCAAAAGACTCCAGACTCTTTATTTaactatgttgttttttttttgtttttttttccacacctgTTTACTATAGTGATTTATAATCCCAGCCTTTGGTGTCAGCCAGAAGAGTATGGACTGTGCTaagtgattcattcattcacaattTCTTGTTCCTTTTAAgacacattttgtaaaaaaaaaaaaaaatctgtgatttcTGTCCACAGTATTCTGACAATGAACTTGAATTAACTGTCATTTTACAATTCGGACACCACATTAAAACCAATCTTAACTCATGACCAAGGAATTCTACCATGACTAAATTacactctcccacacacacattgccaTTATTCTAGTGCTGTGTATCACAGTCGAAAAGAAACCAAGGTAAGACGATTAGAAGTAGATAATTAAAGCCATTAAAATGGGAAGTttgctttaaaatgtaattattttttaatctactAGGTTCTTAGCACATTAAGTATTTAAATTTCAGGTTTTATTCATAGTTAAGTAGTCATGAGACCATGCAAGGAAAGAAGGGTGTATGTAGCTAATAGAGTTTCTGAGGAACACTTTGGATGGTTTGCTTCCATCTCACTAAGAGAATTAACCTGAGATATAACTAAAATCAATGGAAGGctcctttaaatgttcaaatacTGTTATAGAATATAGGactattttatttagttacCAGTTCACTTCATATGATAGCATACCACTAGACATCATCATGCAAGCAGAGTGCTGGGCAGGAAAATGCTGTTCCTGATGTTTATCTTGTAACACTGttaaataattgattttttctttaaacgCATTTTCAGTTTAGATTTTAAAAGTCCAGCGCTACTTTTTTTCCTGGAAGCTTCTTAGCAAAAACCGCTTGTATCTCTGATACACCTCATTGTTGTGAAATTGTTTCCAAGGATCAAATGATGTTTTTGCCCCCCCCCTCCCTCCCGATATTGGAGGGCTTTTAGAACGTGATTAACGTTACTAAGTGCGAAGGGTTATAAGTTCAGAGTACTGCCAGAATGCCATTGTTGGACATTAATCCTCAACAGGATTTGGATTTCGCCCCACACCCATGCGTAGGATAAAAGCGTCtactaaatgaagaaaaaataataataatacttagaGTTGAATTAAAAACCGGTGGTATAGGCATTTATTTGGTAGCAACTGTGAAGGATGCAAAATCAACAGCATTTTAAACTGTACAGTTTGCACTTTTGAAAACTCTTATCATGGGGTTCAAGGAGCACATGGCGGCGAGGGGGGAGCTTGGCAAGTCTCTTATCTTaagaagaaatatttttaaggttATTCTAGttgggacaaaatgtggaaagacAAATGCAGGCAGACGTTTGTTTGCCTTGGCTGTTGAGGAAATGTATTGACTATCTTTCAGGGATTTGTGTTCTCCAGTTGATTGATGAAGTTGGACATTGAGTTGGTATACATGACTGCCTCTGCAGCAGGAAAAGTGTaagcagaaaaagaaacacaatctACCAAATAAAGTGGCAGAACTTAGAATCAGGTTTCTTTCCACTTATGATTTGGCTTTGATCCTCTTTGTCTGTAAACACGTACAGTACATGATTGCTGTCTGCAAGTAAGAATAAATATACCATAAACATTTGTAATGTTAAAACAGACATGGGCTGCAGTGTGTCAAAAGCAAATGCACTGAAGATGTCATGGTAATTGCTTTCTAGGTCAAACTGAGTCTTTTCTTACCAATTGTAGGACATTGATGGCTTTTGCAGCAGTTTGTCATGCTTTCGTAAGAGTTTTATCAAATgtgctacatatttatattatattggtAATATTGTTCCAAAAATTATTGTTCTAGTTCATGTTACATGTCTCCAGGCAGTCATTAACCTTTTTGTAAAAATTCTCATCTCATAGCTCGAAGCAGCCAGAGTTATTGCCTAAGCCTTTAGAAAATGGGCTTATGCCCCACTTTCTAATCATGTTTTTAACCCCACATGTATTCATTCTAAGCAAACAGGCACAAGGCTGGTCtggaagtgcaaaaaaaaaaaaaagcagcacatcAATGAATGAGCAATTAGCCCATCAATATGCTACAGTCCCAATCTCTAAAGATACAGAGGAATCGGATTTCTGATTGGATCACAATGCTTTCCGGTGTTTAGCTATTTTGTGTTACACTCATTTGATTTGCTTTTGCTTCAGACCAAGAGCGATTGCATAATGGTGCAACGGCGTATCGATTTCAGTTCATACCGGCACGCCACTACTACATTGTTTACACATAGGTGTACACCTTCTGTCAAGAAGTGGTCTGTCAAAGCACAAAGATTCAACTCAATAAACCATCTGTTTCTCTTTTAACTAACAGCAAGGAATATGCTCACCGAGGAAATAATTAAAGTCTGAAAATAATGTGgaggctggaaaaaaaaaaaaactaaaaaaacagtGTCTCAGCTTGGGGAATGTGGATGAAAGCAGACACTACAATAGAGGGTATTCATTAAGAAAGGCATAGCAGGTTAGAAATCCGTCATTACCATAACAGTGTGTAAATTAGCTTTGAAACAGCATAGCCGAGATGAAATGAAGATCTCTCTTCAACTTTACAGTAAAGCCATGCTTTAAGATGAAGGCTAGGATCTGTGACTGGCGTGCAGGGGGGAACAGTGTTTGTTTGAGttgaatatttaaaatgcttaGTTTCACTCTGTGCTGCTTAGTACTGGCCTGCTGTGTAAATATTTCTCTGCTTAAGCGCATCTGTCATTTCATCAGCTCTCCTTTAGTTTAGCATTATAGATGAATTGAAAGCCCTTGCCTAAGTAAACTATTCTTGATTCATAGTCTTCCAGGATAATAAGACAGTCATTGCTAGTAAATTTTGTATTAAGTTAAGTACATGTTGGggaaaaatacattacaatccAGTTACGAGCTGGGTCTTACTGAGGTTGTAAATAATAGAAACTATGCTGAGCTGTTGCTTTTCGAGCACAGTCACCCATACATTCTTAATAAAAAGCCCATTAAGAACTGCCTTATTACTGGTGTTAAATCATTAATTTCCAAAAGCAGCTTATCTTGGACAGCCATTCAAAAGGGTAATAATTAGCAGTTTCCTGGTGGCTTTAATGAGGATGAGTCTtaggagaaacacagagtttgttATGTGGTCTAAATTGAAGAATATGATGATATGCTGTGTCAGAGGAATATAGAACGTTTCATACAATTAAATTTCTTTATAAACACTCATTCAATGTTGTCTGAAAAGTGCTAAACATTacattgaaaatattttctacaacattttttttttttctaatcgaATGCATGTGATAAAAATGCAAGATAATGTCAATGGAAGGTTTTAGTAGGGCCCAAAGACTAAATCGAAATAATTATACAATCAAAAATGATTTAACATGGATTCACTGTTGACACTGTACACAAAACActggttttctgtgtgtgtgaaatcaatTTTATACTGAGGTATCTCTCTGAATCGAAAAATAAtagaacattttcatttttttctcaaggCTGTTGAGAATCTTCATGTTCATGATTTAACCTATTTTTCTTCTCGTACTTTATGCTTTGCAGACTAAGGTGTTGCCTTCAAGGGGCATCATGGACTTCTCAGTGGGATTGTATCTGATATGGGTATTAATGTTAAACTTTGGGCATGGCTCACTGGGCGGCATCCTGTACCGCGTGCGTGAGGAGCAGCCACCGAGTACACTGATAGGCAGCCTGGCAGCTGATCAGGGCTTACCTGACTCTGGACATCTGTACAAGCTGGAGGTGGGCACCCCTTACCTGCGGGTGGACGGTAAAACGGGAGAAATATTCACCACCGAGATTCccatagacagagagacaatgAAAGATTGTCGGATGAAAGGAAAACCATGCTTTCTGGAATTTGAGGTGTCTGTCACGGATCTCATCCAGAACCAAAGCCCTCGGCTGATCGAGGGACGGATTGAGGTGCTTGACATCAACGATAACACGCCGCAGTTTCCCTCACCTGTCCTCACACTCTCTGTGCAGGAGAACACTCATATGGGAACCACCTTCTCCATTCCACTGGCCACAGACAAAGATACAGAGCGTAACGGGGTTGCCGACTATACCCTCACTGCAGGACCAGAGGCTGTTGCACTTTTTGGGTTACAAGTGGCAGATGACAGAGGTGAGAAATTGCCTCAGCTCATTGTGATGGGAAACCTGGACAGGGAATTGAAAGACTCCTATGACCTAACCATCAAAGTAGTAGATGGCGGAAGCCCACCTCGCTATAGTAGTGCCTTGCTGAGAGTTGTCGTCACTGATGCCAATGACAATGCCCCGAAGTTTGAGAAATCCTCCTATGAAGCAGAGGTTTCAGAAAACAGTCCTGTCGGACACTCTGTATTACAggtaaaaacatacacaacactatTAACCTTTAGATCTCAGTAAGGGAAGAAAAGGAGTGGGAGGTGTTTTAATGAGTACTGCTGCTTCAACCCCCTCAGCTGTCTtgctttttttactttgttgcTTTTTATAAACAGAACATTGTCTGGTTTGCTGAGTTCTCCTACCTTAATTGCTTAAACAAGCCTCATTTAAAGCAACAGCTATTTTTTCAGTGAGCAGctctgctttttttaattactttataGGTTCAGTTGCTGATATTTATATAGTCAGATAATAATTTAATCAATCTGTGAATGatctttacaattattttaagtgAGATGGTGGTGTCTCAAATCAAGATTTAGGATTGCATTTCTTAAAGACTGCTGCAGGACAAGAACTGttttttactctcacagatTTCTGAGTGTTTTAGTTTATTTCATGTCTTACAACATTTCAGTATGTgtttattgtatgtattttattctctttattgtTCTGACCACTTTTGATTACTTTGCTGATTACTGATTACTTATTTCTACACTTACAGGTCAAAGCCAATGACTCAGATCTGGGTCCAAATGGTGAAATAGAATACATAATTCATCAAGCCAGTGATCCAGTGCCAAAGCTGCTACAGATTGACCGTTCCACAGGCATTGTATATGTAAAAGGTCCGCTGGATCGTGAGGAGATCAACAGCTTAAAGTTTCACGTTATTGCACGAGACAGAGGTCCCTCACCTAAGAGCTCAACAACATATGTTTCCGTCGAGGTAACTGACCAGAATGACAATGCGCCAGCTGTGGAGATCCGTGGGATTGGTCTTAGGACCCATAGCGATGGAGTGGCAAACATCTCAGAGGACATGCCTGTGGGAACTGCTGTGGCACTGGTGCAAGTGTCAGATAAGGATGAGGGAGAAAATGCCGTGGTGACCTGTGTGGTAGCAGGAGATGTCCCCTTCCAGCTCCGACCAGCTGGTGATTCCTCAGTTGATAACAAGAAGAAGTATTTTCTGCAGACCACCACACCTCTCGACTTTGAGCGAATCAGGGATTACCGTGTCGAGATCGTAGCTGTGGACTCAGGCAACCCAGCTCTGTCCAGCACCAACTCCCTGAAGGTCCAAGTGACTGATATTAATGACAATTCTCCCATATTCTCACCCCCAGTGTTTGAAATAGAGTTTGCTGAAGAGAATCAGCCTGGAGAGAAGGTTCTTGATGTTATTGCCTTGGATGCAGACAGTGGCACTAACGCAGAGCTCATCTACAGCATCGTTGCAGATTCTTCAACAAGGGGGCTGTTTGAGATTGACCCCAACACAGGCGAAGTACGAGCAAGAAGCCCACTGGACCGTGAGCACAAAGAACGTTATGAGTTCCGTGTAACTGCATCTGACAAAGGCGTTCCCAGTCACAGAGGCACTGCTACTGTTGTGATCAAAGTACTAGATAGGAATGATAATGATCCCAAGTTTATGCTAAGTAGTTACAGCTTCTCTGTCTTGGAGAACATGCCACCACTCAGCCCGGTTGGCATGGTGACAGTATTAGATATAGATAAAGGAGAAAATTCCCAAATACAGCTCTCGGTAGAACCTGATGTTGGAAAGTTTGTGGTACAGAACGGCACAGGCACAATTCTCTCAAGTATTTCCTTTGACCGGGAGAAAGAAAGCAGCTACAGTTTCCGACTCAAAGCAGTAGATGGAGGAGAATCCCCCAGGTCATCGTATGTCAGTGTGACCATCAATGTACTTGACGAAAATGACAACGCACCAGTTATTACCAAACCTTCCAATTCTTCTTTCAAGCGTCTGTCTCCGCTGGCTGCACCTGATAGTGTGGTCGAGGTAGTGGAGGCAGAAGACATAGACTCTGGCTCCAATGCCGAGCTGGTCTATAGTATTGCTGGGGGGAACCCCCATGAGCTCTTCTATATATCTCCCTCGGAAGGAGAGATAAAACTAACAAAAGAACTGACTCGAAAACATGGAGGTTTGCATCGCCTGGTAGTTAAAGTGAGCGATAGGGGGAAGCCTTCTCGCCATGCCATTGCCCTGGTGCACATTTATGTCAATGAGACCATTTCCAATGTCAGCCTGGTGGAGGGTCTAGTGGGACATAGCTTATACACTCCACTGGACACAGACATTGCGGGTGACCCTGACTATGGTCTAGCTGCTCAAAGAAGCAACATCTTATATGGTAGTTTGGCTGGTGTGGCGGGGGTTGTCACTGTAATCATAGTGGTAGTCTTTATCAGACATCGCCTCCAGAGAGAAACCAAGAGTGGCTATCAAGCTGGCAAAAAGGAGACAAAGGACTTGTATGCACCCAAACAAGGACCGAAGAGCATCAAAGGGAAAAAGGGAAGAAAGGGAAAGCCTCCAAAATCACCAAAACCTCTTGGAGAAGACGAAGAGGTCAGCCTCCAAAAGAGTCTGAAGTTTAACATTGATGGGGTCAATGACAGCCCTAGGATCCACCTGCCTTTGACCTACCCTCCAGGCAGCCCTGACTTGGGCAGGCATTATCGTTCAAATTCACCTCTGCCCTCCATTCAGCTTCAGGCTCAGTCTCCATCAGCATCACAGAAACATCAGGCTGTCCAGGAGCTTCCTGCCACCAATACCTTTGTGGGAACAGAACGAGATGACAACTCGACTGGATCTGACCAGTACTCGGATTACAGCTACAAGACCAATCAGCCGAAATATAGCACAAAATCGGTGAGTGTttacaaatgtaattatataaagaTATTGTGGGGTTTTTCCCACAGAAATAAATCCTTTAGCCTGAATTTACTTTGCTAGATTAGATTACTGTGGTCACATGCTTTAGTAAGCTGCTAATAATTGGCATTGTATTTATCTCCATTCCTTTCTTTGGGTATTTTCACACAATTAGAGCTTGTATACTAGAACAATGCATTTAACAGGTTTTGCAGCATAGGGTAATAGAGTATTAGTGATTTTTACCTTGAGACTGACTGTCTATAGCTTTTACTTTGTGTTTACGGTGCTCTAAAAATAGCTTTAGGTATTGCTCAGTTGGTGGTAAACTGTCATATACAAACAACAGTTCGCTTTCATTGTTGATTTGAAATATCAGATAAACATCAGAGCAAATATGCCAGCATTGTTTGCTAAATTGGCAAGTCGAATCTGACAGAGAGACACAACCCCAAACAGGCAGTAGAGAAAACTGGAAATAATTCTGCAGTTCTTCCACATACATCACATCGTCATACATTCTGCGATTATTTAATCATGTAGAAAATCATATTTAGACCCGATTGTATTTATCTTCCCTAATACGTttagttttttctattttctttttattgacttttataGATAGTTTGTGCAATGCGCATTTCTGTCAGGCTTGATGCTTTACACACAGAGTCAATaatttgtacatatttttgaCCTTCTCCCACTAAGCAATGGCCAATTTTGCTGCACTTTGAAGCCACTCAGGCACCATAATTCTGTCTAAGCAAACAAATGATATATAAGTTATTAAAGCAGTTATTGAAGCACAATAATCTGTGCATGTATTGGTGGGCTAGGGGGGTTTGAGAGCTTTCAAATAAAGCTTATTGTACTCAGAGAGCATTTTATTGATGATGTTATCAGGCAGGGGTTATGCATAAGACCCTGTTTGAGCATGTGTAGGTTCTGGATTCATCAGTACCAGCCCACTGGTTGGTAATACCAGCAGATGCTAGCTGACAGTCGGGGTGAGTGCAGGCCCTACGGACTTACTGACTGGAGAGAAGAGTGACCCAGAGCACCACCGGCACAGTGATGGACAGCATATGGCATGAAAGTGACAATGGTCTCCAGCAAAGCATGCCATGTATGCCTCCTACTGGGTCCAAAATTGCTTGCAGAGTTTATCTGCAGTAAAGAGCAGAGACTGGCCTGTATCCAGGTTTTACTTAAACATCTGCTTATTACCCGGTGGTATGTCTGAAAATATGACAGAATTGAGTGACAGCAGAACAAAAACAGAGACAGATGTTAACTAACGTGACATTTTTCAGCAGCTGTGAACTTGTGTGAGGGTTCCCTCTCCACATCAGattgaccaaaaataaatattagtaatGGAAGTCATGTAGAGTGACAGATGGGAAAAAACAAGGCCTGTTAGAACCAATGGTAATACACTTGACAGTATGTCACTGTAGGGTGCTCAGATGTGTTCGGATGTTAGAGTCCATACAGTAAGTCATGCTCTCCTTGTCTTAGCAGCGAAGACTGTAAATAAAGCAGCCTTGTTTTCTGCACACCACAATTGAGGGCAGACCATGGTGGCTGGCTTCCCTGTCTGCCATCCTGCTTTTTTAAACGATTATTAAAGGGAGTTTGTTTGTCAGCAAGGTCTGATCCAAaggtacagaaaaaaacactgaatggtCAATTCACTCAGGCATAGGTCTGACTTTGTGAAGTGGGATTGGTTTGCAAGGCtgcctatgtgtgtgtttgtgtgtcagtgtgtgacaGATCAAGGGTTTCCCTGTCCTTTTATTTTCACCATCAAAATGTCTTGGATTTTGTGAAGGCTGCCGAGGAGAACATGTGCAGCTGGCAGCGTGCTGAATTTGACCTggaatttttttccacacagcttTTTGGTGGCGATGTACCATTCAGTAATATGACTTAGTGCAGGCTTCACAGCCCACTTTTCCCATAATATATTtcagcatttaaataaatattgaatgcaAATGATTGAACTTACACTTTTCTTTAAATCCATTATGTCTTTTATCAAGTAGACTAAGGAGAAAAGTGAAGGAACTGTTTTGGTCAGATCTA encodes:
- the pcdh1a gene encoding protocadherin-1 isoform X2 codes for the protein MDFSVGLYLIWVLMLNFGHGSLGGILYRVREEQPPSTLIGSLAADQGLPDSGHLYKLEVGTPYLRVDGKTGEIFTTEIPIDRETMKDCRMKGKPCFLEFEVSVTDLIQNQSPRLIEGRIEVLDINDNTPQFPSPVLTLSVQENTHMGTTFSIPLATDKDTERNGVADYTLTAGPEAVALFGLQVADDRGEKLPQLIVMGNLDRELKDSYDLTIKVVDGGSPPRYSSALLRVVVTDANDNAPKFEKSSYEAEVSENSPVGHSVLQVKANDSDLGPNGEIEYIIHQASDPVPKLLQIDRSTGIVYVKGPLDREEINSLKFHVIARDRGPSPKSSTTYVSVEVTDQNDNAPAVEIRGIGLRTHSDGVANISEDMPVGTAVALVQVSDKDEGENAVVTCVVAGDVPFQLRPAGDSSVDNKKKYFLQTTTPLDFERIRDYRVEIVAVDSGNPALSSTNSLKVQVTDINDNSPIFSPPVFEIEFAEENQPGEKVLDVIALDADSGTNAELIYSIVADSSTRGLFEIDPNTGEVRARSPLDREHKERYEFRVTASDKGVPSHRGTATVVIKVLDRNDNDPKFMLSSYSFSVLENMPPLSPVGMVTVLDIDKGENSQIQLSVEPDVGKFVVQNGTGTILSSISFDREKESSYSFRLKAVDGGESPRSSYVSVTINVLDENDNAPVITKPSNSSFKRLSPLAAPDSVVEVVEAEDIDSGSNAELVYSIAGGNPHELFYISPSEGEIKLTKELTRKHGGLHRLVVKVSDRGKPSRHAIALVHIYVNETISNVSLVEGLVGHSLYTPLDTDIAGDPDYGLAAQRSNILYGSLAGVAGVVTVIIVVVFIRHRLQRETKSGYQAGKKETKDLYAPKQGPKSIKGKKGRKGKPPKSPKPLGEDEEVSLQKSLKFNIDGVNDSPRIHLPLTYPPGSPDLGRHYRSNSPLPSIQLQAQSPSASQKHQAVQELPATNTFVGTERDDNSTGSDQYSDYSYKTNQPKYSTKSETSWHQYGTVRETAAAPQSDVLHSQSGAGHPGLVTAELL
- the pcdh1a gene encoding protocadherin-1 isoform X1; the protein is MDFSVGLYLIWVLMLNFGHGSLGGILYRVREEQPPSTLIGSLAADQGLPDSGHLYKLEVGTPYLRVDGKTGEIFTTEIPIDRETMKDCRMKGKPCFLEFEVSVTDLIQNQSPRLIEGRIEVLDINDNTPQFPSPVLTLSVQENTHMGTTFSIPLATDKDTERNGVADYTLTAGPEAVALFGLQVADDRGEKLPQLIVMGNLDRELKDSYDLTIKVVDGGSPPRYSSALLRVVVTDANDNAPKFEKSSYEAEVSENSPVGHSVLQVKANDSDLGPNGEIEYIIHQASDPVPKLLQIDRSTGIVYVKGPLDREEINSLKFHVIARDRGPSPKSSTTYVSVEVTDQNDNAPAVEIRGIGLRTHSDGVANISEDMPVGTAVALVQVSDKDEGENAVVTCVVAGDVPFQLRPAGDSSVDNKKKYFLQTTTPLDFERIRDYRVEIVAVDSGNPALSSTNSLKVQVTDINDNSPIFSPPVFEIEFAEENQPGEKVLDVIALDADSGTNAELIYSIVADSSTRGLFEIDPNTGEVRARSPLDREHKERYEFRVTASDKGVPSHRGTATVVIKVLDRNDNDPKFMLSSYSFSVLENMPPLSPVGMVTVLDIDKGENSQIQLSVEPDVGKFVVQNGTGTILSSISFDREKESSYSFRLKAVDGGESPRSSYVSVTINVLDENDNAPVITKPSNSSFKRLSPLAAPDSVVEVVEAEDIDSGSNAELVYSIAGGNPHELFYISPSEGEIKLTKELTRKHGGLHRLVVKVSDRGKPSRHAIALVHIYVNETISNVSLVEGLVGHSLYTPLDTDIAGDPDYGLAAQRSNILYGSLAGVAGVVTVIIVVVFIRHRLQRETKSGYQAGKKETKDLYAPKQGPKSIKGKKGRKGKPPKSPKPLGEDEEVSLQKSLKFNIDGVNDSPRIHLPLTYPPGSPDLGRHYRSNSPLPSIQLQAQSPSASQKHQAVQELPATNTFVGTERDDNSTGSDQYSDYSYKTNQPKYSTKSLPHRRVTFSTANPVPDTQDSSQQSYYDSGLEESETPSSKSSSGPRLGPLALPEEHYERTTPDGSIGEMEHPENDVRSLPDVAMTGTCSQECSELGHSDACWMPGQPSPARKARTLPKLSTFVPYQERGGTLGRLANGEPRPRLPPSRSAYAPSDHVPSDHVPIEEVPLSVTSEFPPTSPTSNHAPKREIYL